A genomic segment from Streptomyces antibioticus encodes:
- a CDS encoding MBL fold metallo-hydrolase, which yields MVSSRGQVRAYDHGGGVRSLRVPIPDNPLGFTLVYVVDTDRGPVLVDTGWDDPGAWDVLVDGLAACGAGGVGEVYGVVITHHHPDHHGLSGKVREASGAWVAMHAADASIVRRTRETRPEHWYTYMANKLTAAGAPEEHVAPLRTARRALPGFAPALPDREIVPGELLDLPGRRLRAIWTPGHTPGHVCLHLEEEHPGGLPGHGRLFSGDHVLPEITPHIGLYEDPDDATVTDPLGDYLDSLERVGRLAPAEVLPAHQHPFTDAPARVRDLLTHHEDRLTGLLALLSTPLTPWQLAERMEWNRPWAQIPYGSRNIAVSEAEAHLRRLVKLGRAEAVTGSEPVTYVAA from the coding sequence ATGGTGAGCAGTCGGGGTCAGGTCCGGGCGTACGACCATGGCGGTGGGGTGCGTTCGCTGCGGGTTCCCATTCCGGACAATCCCCTGGGCTTCACCCTCGTGTACGTCGTCGACACCGACCGTGGGCCCGTGTTGGTCGACACCGGGTGGGACGATCCGGGGGCCTGGGATGTCCTGGTCGACGGGCTCGCAGCGTGCGGTGCGGGTGGCGTCGGTGAGGTGTACGGCGTCGTCATCACCCACCACCACCCCGATCACCACGGGCTCTCCGGCAAGGTGCGGGAGGCGTCCGGGGCCTGGGTGGCGATGCATGCCGCCGACGCCTCGATCGTGCGGCGGACCCGGGAGACGCGGCCCGAGCACTGGTACACGTACATGGCGAACAAGCTCACCGCCGCCGGTGCCCCCGAGGAGCATGTCGCGCCGCTGCGGACCGCCCGCCGCGCCCTGCCCGGGTTCGCCCCCGCCCTGCCCGACCGGGAGATCGTCCCCGGTGAACTGCTCGACCTGCCCGGACGCCGCCTGCGGGCGATCTGGACCCCCGGGCACACCCCCGGCCATGTCTGTCTCCACCTGGAGGAGGAGCACCCGGGTGGACTGCCGGGCCATGGGCGGCTGTTCTCCGGAGACCATGTGCTGCCCGAGATCACCCCGCACATCGGCCTGTACGAGGATCCCGACGACGCCACCGTCACCGACCCGCTCGGCGACTACCTCGACTCCCTCGAACGCGTCGGCCGCCTCGCCCCCGCCGAGGTCCTCCCGGCCCACCAGCACCCGTTCACCGACGCCCCGGCCCGGGTACGGGACCTGCTCACACACCACGAGGACCGGCTCACCGGACTCCTCGCCCTGCTCTCCACCCCCCTCACCCCCTGGCAGCTCGCCGAGCGCATGGAGTGGAACCGGCCCTGGGCGCAGATCCCCTACGGGTCGAGGAACATCGCGGTCTCGGAGGCCGAGGCCCATCTGCGGCGCCTGGTGAAACTGGGGCGCGCAGAAGCGGTGACGGGCAGCGAACCGGTGACCTACGTGGCGGCCTGA
- a CDS encoding nuclear transport factor 2 family protein, with protein MDPIEQLLAERACRRLLLDLVRSLDLDEPASVAELFTEDGTWTWPEGDRRITGRAALRAHFDSRPADRHTRSLMSSVHVEVVSPDTATATSYFTTFRVEHDRTAAVGAGPRNDPRRSEPPAPPATEPDIRIGHYEDTLRRTPDGTWLLAARTLFLPSGGPAPLL; from the coding sequence ATGGACCCGATCGAGCAGCTCCTCGCCGAACGAGCCTGCCGGCGCCTGCTCCTCGACCTCGTCCGGAGCCTGGACCTCGATGAACCCGCCTCCGTGGCCGAGCTGTTCACCGAGGACGGCACCTGGACCTGGCCGGAGGGCGACCGGCGGATCACCGGCCGCGCCGCGCTCCGCGCCCACTTCGACTCCCGCCCCGCCGACCGGCACACCCGCAGCCTGATGTCGTCCGTGCACGTCGAGGTGGTCTCCCCGGACACGGCGACGGCGACCTCGTACTTCACGACCTTCCGGGTCGAACACGACCGTACGGCCGCCGTCGGCGCCGGACCCCGCAACGACCCCCGCCGCAGCGAACCCCCCGCCCCGCCCGCCACCGAGCCCGACATCCGCATCGGCCACTACGAGGACACCCTCCGCCGCACCCCCGACGGCACCTGGCTCCTCGCGGCCCGCACGCTGTTCCTCCCAAGCGGCGGACCGGCGCCACTCCTCTAA
- a CDS encoding phosphotransferase, with the protein MSATGRGPGVPGRLLGSGRTADVYEIDEAWVLRRDRAGYGDAAAEGALMAHVRAHGYPAPAVRPSPGALTDLVMERVDGPTMVEAFAAGALDPVEAGALLARLLRELHAVPGLTSPDAHVLHLDLHPENVILSVDGPRVIDWANAAEGDPALDWGTSAVILAQVAVSAEPVAAPAGEMLAALLADPSALTGEGLTEGGLTEDGLTEALRRRAVNPTMSREEIELLGAAGELVRSVAGL; encoded by the coding sequence ATGAGTGCGACGGGGAGGGGGCCGGGCGTCCCGGGCAGACTGCTCGGTTCGGGCCGCACGGCCGACGTGTACGAGATCGACGAGGCGTGGGTGCTGCGCCGCGACCGGGCGGGGTACGGGGACGCGGCGGCGGAGGGGGCGCTGATGGCGCACGTCCGCGCGCACGGCTATCCGGCGCCTGCGGTACGGCCGTCGCCCGGTGCGCTCACCGATCTGGTGATGGAGCGGGTGGACGGGCCGACGATGGTGGAGGCGTTCGCGGCCGGTGCGCTGGACCCGGTGGAGGCGGGCGCGCTCCTCGCCCGGTTGCTGCGTGAGCTGCACGCCGTGCCGGGGCTGACCTCGCCCGACGCGCACGTCCTGCATCTCGACCTCCACCCCGAGAACGTCATCCTCTCGGTGGACGGACCCCGGGTCATCGACTGGGCCAACGCGGCGGAGGGCGACCCGGCGCTGGACTGGGGCACCTCGGCGGTGATCCTCGCCCAGGTCGCCGTCTCCGCCGAGCCGGTCGCTGCACCGGCGGGCGAGATGCTGGCGGCGCTGCTCGCGGACCCGTCCGCGCTCACGGGGGAGGGGCTGACGGAGGGCGGCCTGACGGAGGACGGCCTGACGGAGGCGCTGCGGCGGCGGGCGGTGAATCCGACGATGAGCCGGGAGGAGATCGAACTCCTGGGTGCGGCGGGGGAGTTGGTGCGGTCGGTGGCCGGTCTTTAG
- a CDS encoding prenyltransferase/squalene oxidase repeat-containing protein, whose amino-acid sequence MKYRHRAAALAATAVVLAGAGPAAAASSSPAPSPTPSVAIPDGLYGTTDPTYDGVWRQSLALLAQESVGVTPADKAVAWLAGQQCANGAFAAFRADAGKPCDAKLMVDTNSTAAATQALAALGNHDAEVRKAVTWLKSVQNADGGWGYTPGGASDANSTSVVAGALAQGGETVPNLRKGGKSPYDALHTLALPCDGKDAGAFAYQPGKKGELAANADATAAAVLGLLGEPLTGSRQDDSASPAACTAFDASKEPEKGAANGAGWLAEAMAKDGHLTSALPGAEDQPDYGNTADAIVALSSTGLNDQAEAPLRWLEGNFAQWAKDSGPAAYAQLVFVANAARGADARDFGGQDLVKLLNATGPAPKAVEKKDQSTASAEKKDDDKGLSPAYTIGGGLLVGAAIGFVLMVRGRKRRQS is encoded by the coding sequence ATGAAGTACCGTCACCGCGCAGCGGCCCTGGCCGCCACCGCCGTCGTGCTCGCGGGCGCCGGCCCGGCCGCCGCCGCAAGCTCGTCACCGGCCCCGTCGCCCACCCCGTCGGTGGCCATACCCGACGGCCTCTACGGCACCACCGACCCGACCTACGACGGCGTGTGGCGCCAGTCGCTCGCCCTGCTCGCCCAGGAGTCGGTGGGCGTGACCCCGGCCGACAAGGCGGTGGCCTGGCTGGCGGGACAGCAGTGCGCGAACGGCGCGTTCGCCGCGTTCCGCGCCGACGCCGGCAAGCCCTGCGACGCCAAGCTGATGGTGGACACCAACAGCACGGCCGCCGCGACCCAGGCACTGGCCGCGCTCGGCAACCACGACGCCGAGGTCCGCAAGGCCGTGACCTGGCTGAAGTCCGTCCAGAACGCCGACGGCGGCTGGGGCTACACCCCCGGCGGCGCCAGCGACGCGAACTCCACCTCGGTCGTCGCCGGTGCCCTCGCCCAGGGCGGCGAGACCGTGCCGAACCTCCGCAAGGGCGGCAAGTCCCCCTACGACGCCCTGCACACGCTCGCCCTGCCGTGCGACGGGAAGGACGCGGGCGCGTTCGCCTACCAGCCCGGCAAGAAGGGCGAGTTGGCGGCCAACGCGGACGCGACCGCGGCGGCCGTGCTCGGCCTGCTCGGCGAGCCGCTGACCGGCAGCCGCCAGGACGACTCCGCCTCCCCCGCCGCCTGCACGGCCTTCGACGCCTCCAAGGAGCCCGAGAAGGGCGCCGCGAACGGAGCCGGCTGGCTCGCCGAGGCCATGGCGAAGGACGGCCACCTCACGTCCGCGCTGCCCGGCGCCGAGGACCAGCCCGACTACGGCAACACCGCCGACGCGATCGTCGCCCTGTCCTCCACCGGCCTGAACGACCAGGCCGAGGCGCCCCTGCGCTGGCTGGAGGGCAACTTCGCGCAGTGGGCGAAGGACAGCGGCCCGGCCGCCTACGCCCAGCTCGTCTTCGTCGCGAACGCGGCCCGGGGCGCCGACGCCCGGGACTTCGGCGGACAGGACCTGGTCAAGCTGCTGAACGCGACCGGGCCGGCGCCCAAGGCCGTGGAGAAGAAGGACCAGAGCACGGCGTCCGCCGAGAAGAAGGACGACGACAAGGGTCTGAGCCCCGCGTACACCATCGGCGGCGGTCTCCTCGTCGGCGCGGCCATCGGCTTCGTCCTCATGGTCCGCGGCCGGAAGCGGCGGCAGTCGTGA
- a CDS encoding SCO2322 family protein: MTPGRSLHPCRRRAAARVLLLALALLLLVPAQAQAAGYRYWSFWDRSGDRWVYATQGPSTARPSDGDVQGFRFAVSADSSDADQPRGAASFDAICARTPAKDGTKRVALVIDFGTAADAPSGETPPAARSACARVSPDATTAEALASVAKPLRYDTSAMLCAIAGYPRTGCGEQVSSDGTPTAKGEQRDDDGSGPSVGLIAGGAVVAVLAGAAVWQARRRRNG; the protein is encoded by the coding sequence GTGACGCCCGGGCGATCCCTCCACCCCTGTCGCCGCCGCGCCGCCGCGCGCGTCCTGCTCCTGGCGCTGGCGCTGCTGCTCCTGGTCCCCGCCCAGGCGCAGGCGGCCGGTTACCGGTACTGGTCCTTCTGGGACCGGTCCGGCGACCGCTGGGTCTACGCCACCCAGGGGCCGTCCACCGCGCGCCCCTCCGACGGCGACGTCCAGGGTTTCCGGTTCGCGGTCAGCGCGGACTCCTCCGACGCGGACCAGCCGCGCGGCGCAGCGTCGTTCGACGCGATCTGCGCGCGGACGCCCGCGAAGGACGGGACGAAGCGGGTCGCCCTGGTCATCGACTTCGGTACGGCGGCGGACGCCCCGTCCGGCGAAACCCCGCCCGCGGCCCGTTCGGCCTGCGCCCGGGTCTCCCCCGACGCGACCACGGCCGAGGCCCTCGCCTCGGTCGCCAAGCCCCTGCGCTACGACACCTCCGCCATGCTCTGCGCGATCGCGGGCTACCCCCGGACGGGCTGCGGGGAGCAGGTGTCCTCCGACGGCACGCCCACCGCCAAGGGCGAACAGCGGGACGACGACGGCTCCGGCCCGTCCGTGGGCCTGATCGCGGGCGGCGCGGTCGTGGCCGTACTGGCGGGCGCGGCGGTCTGGCAGGCACGGCGGCGGAGGAATGGCTGA